The stretch of DNA AGCTTTAATACGCTATTTAGGGTGGGCTTGCGATTAACAGTTAACGGTTACGTTACATAGCGTGTACGAGCGGGTGAGCGGGTACCCGATATGCGTATTTCGAAGCCCGGTAGCGGAGCTTAAGCTTGCGCCGTTTGCCCGCCCTCGCTCTCCTTTTCTCCACTTGGTGGGTCGATGAGCTATCTCACTCCgactttctctctcgctctcgcccaACGTCGAAgccttcctctctcttccgCCGGGTTGCTCCAGGTTCTCTCTCATCCCCAGTGCGCGCATCGAACCCGTCCTGGACGAAAGTCCTTCCCGCTCCGTCGCATGTAGAACGCACGTTTCCTCATCCCGACGGTTGACGTTCCCGACGTTTCGTCCCGTGCATCGGATTCGCGATCGTTCTCGCGATCGGCCGTCGCGTTTCCGGTTCCTAGTGAGCGTCGCGTAATAGAACGTCGGTCACGATCGCACGAGCGATCGCTCAGCGCGGGTGGATTTAGAGAGATTAGTTTGGTGCATATTTAATGGTGGTGCTCTCACGAAAGAGGGAAAACGTTCGTGATCGATAAGGTCGATTAAAGGAAACCGAGGAACAGGCGGTTTCTCGCGGTTGCTGCGACGGAGATGCGCGATGGTAACGATTACAGATCGGAGATAATCGCGCTCGGCCACTATCTAAGGATTATGGAAGTGGTTGGTAAATATGCTGTCGCATCTTATCCAAATTACCAGAAATGTGTAACCGATATGTAGGGTTGCGAGCGCCGGATATTGAAGCGTTGATAATATTCACGATAAAtgagattataaaatttatgtcgcCACGCGCGATAAGATCGATCGTTATGAATTTCAATAAACAAAGTATCTGGAGCAGACTTTGCGTTTCTACGCTATTAATGAACTTTAAAACGAGTAGATTAATTATAACCGAGTTTAATCCTATCGCGGATGTAAAAGGTTCGTATCGAGAGCGATCGCGTTCTCGATATGTGCTTATTAAGATGTTATTGGaaatattctataaatttattctattcACACTTGGTGCTACAGTACTACGGTAGATAAAGAATTTTCTGATAAACTCGTCTTGTTTTCCCGCTTGCTAATCAATTTATCTACAAGTTTTCttcaaaatttaacaattaaaatcaacGACCAGGGAATAAAATTCAGTGCGCCGTAACTGCAAACTTTCTTTAGTACATACAAGAAAAATAGAGGCCCACCGGTATTGCCGATAAATTGGAACAGTCAATGTTATCGCGAAACGACAGAACGAAACCTCCAATTGAAATTAAACGCAGGGAACAATTGGAGATCGCTATTAGCATCGGATTTTCGATTTGTCTGAAGGAGACTGGTCTTTCTCTCCGCCAACAAAGGCGCGGTTCAATTTCTCGTTGGACCCTTCCAGTTCGCGAACTATCGATCAACCTGGCGGGCTTTGACGTATAAATAGCGCCGTGTTAATTTTACACATACCAGAAACGTTCGACCGTCGACCGCGTTGTGTAGACAGAGTTGGTTTTTATTTGATGAATCAGAATAACGAACGCGATATTTTGACGGCGGCGCATCTTCCCTGTTCAGCCTCAGCCGCGGCTTGGACCATTCGcatcgattttttaaaaaaaagttttgtcgCTATACGAGAAGCATTCtgacgaaaaattaaaaactttcaaagataatttaataccgatactattatatttaacggagtaattcttaataaataatgacgaATGGCAATAAATAttgtgtaaagaaaaaattaatgtacttaacttattttaatttaaacagaGTTaatcggtatttttttttttttacacgaatctacaaaagaaattttagcAATGTCcgaataaagtaatattaatttttgcgtagatattctttttgttttaagtaATGTCATTTGCATGGACAAATTTTAAAGCTGTTTATTTTATGAATGTTtatcgataatattatttcagaataataataatttgaaatctAAATTGTGCATTAATTATATGCATTCGGATTGATTTGGTACCTAGCAATAACAGCTAATGACAGCCATCAAAGCCATCGTGCTTTCAGTCGCTATATAATATGTACCGTTCGGTTAGATAATTGTATCGAGGTTGAACATCGTTATATCAAGTACTGCTTGTTACGGGAATTATATTGCTACATTTTTCAGAGATAGGATATTCAGTTTGCGCAATTTTTCAACCAAATATTTCAACGTatggagaaaaataaaagagacaCATGTTTCATATAGAAGCTCGAAAAAAATCCGAATAGTTATCGATTTTATTGAAGCAAATAATAGTCTGAATTCTGTGCGCGAAAGAGAAACTTATTGACGCTTCGATTCCGGCgatatctatttcttttccatttcttcAAGGTGCTACCGATCCGTCGTCGTACAATCGCTATTGTCGGCCGTTTCACGGTGAAACGACGACACTGAAAAGAACGGTACTCGCGTCGGAGTCCAGTGTCACTGTAACCTGATCAATCGAGACTCGGACAATGAAAGAATCGTGTGAGAAGTATACTGACGATTTTGACGTTTGAGGAGGCCGAAAGGACGAGAGTGTCGTTGCGGGCCGGCAAGTTTGTTAGTGTCGTTTAAAGATCCTCTATCAGActgcgaaattaaataagcttTTGTCTTCCTATTGTTCGTGAGTGGCACGCGAGCCTGTGAGTACCGTGCGCCACGTCTGTTAACAGTGGAGTGGAAAGCCGATAAGCGTGGCGCGGCCGCCTACGCTTTAAATCGTTTTCTACTTTCGCGTGTGCCTCACTTCGGTGAGCGAGTCGCTCCAATCTGTCGCTCTCGGAAGTGGTGAGTTTGTTGGGcctcgccgacgacgacgaggtcCTAGCGGGCACGTCAGAGGAGAATAGGAAACGCGCATTGTGGCAGTTTTACTCGACGGGTATGCTCACCCACAGCCACAGCGACGGAGAGTTCCCGATTTATTCGCAAGGTGGGTGCCTGAGATAAGTGGACATGACACGCGAAGACGAAACAAGATACGCGCATATGCAACGGGCGGGTATGTCTGTCCGGTGGAAGGGAATAGGTCGATAGGTATTTCCTGCAAGCGGTTTACGGTTACGGTAAACTTTACccgattataaaaaaaatgagacgGTCTTTTAATACGAGGTGTTGGACggatatttgtataaatagtCCTCGAATCGATAGCTATAATTGTCGTGCGATCGTTGCGCTTCGCCAACTCGCTGCGTCAACGAGCGAAAATGCATGTCGTCTAAAAAACTATTCGCTTGCGCAGGTAAATCATATGTACGTCATACCTGGATTTATAAAGCCTGTGTATTTTTATGCGTAGCGGGTGTATAACAAACGCAGGCATCGTATGTGCCCCTACTGTATTTCTATGGCGATATAATGAGGAAATCGATCCGTGTTCGCGCAGATACACTATCCACGCTTTTCGTCGGTCGCGAAAATTTCTGTCGTCGTTTGTTTATCAGGAATTTTATCAGGAATGATACTAACTTTGACTACGTGGCGtataatagtttaatttaatattaaagttatgaaTTAATGAGGCAaccatttataatttaaaatactagaagaaaccacaAGCGGGCGTAACGCgcactattttttaaaagaccctAATTACGTActactacgaaaaaaaaaactgtgacttaccaatctgcatgagcttcagcggagttgtaaaattcggccggtgactgtaacataaaataaaacattaatgtagacatgttagtatttaatagttagtatttaaattaatgtaaagataaagtccttttttttattttctaaaaaagaaaaaatttatatttacctataagttgctccgccgatgcaggatgccccccgggcctgctcctcctctcagatgggacgtgacgagccatccttccgcgcactggaaactcgcgaacgcgaccgggtgaagttacaatcgcgatTATGACTTAACACTGTcgcacgttatttttcgacactcccgcaaaaaaaagaatcgtaaaaaagcgcccggtaactatcggcacttccgaaacgaccgacgaaccggctgcggttcgtataatttaatatcggcgtgcggcactatTTATCACTGAacgatgcgacgcagcggagtttctcttgatctgtaacagaaaaaggaaaaaattattttgtagatattttatctaattaaataaagtcataaaaaaattttatcaaaaatctaAAGCATTTTATAccgaagaaaaattgatacttaccccggggttgctccgctggggcaggatacccttcctgggcctcctcctcctctcaggatgtctacGGGATGTCGGGGTGGTTCTTCAATGACagagtattatctgaaacagaaaaattacagttaatattctgttctgttcaaTGGATTGTTCAgcgcgtattgtttttatcgtaccgcgcgcgtgtttggTTGCGGGTGACCGGACGCACACATTCCTGCGCTAGCACGCTAGCGCTTACCGTCCCCCTTACTTCCCGCGGCCCGCGCTTCCCGCGCCTACACCCGTGGAGTTCCGAACCTACACAATACGTACGAAAATGAGCCGGTTTGACTGCCGCTAGCGAGCACTCATCACCTTTCCCCGTGCTCCTTGAGGTTGCTCTACCGCGCGCGTGACCGGCCGACCTCTACTCGCGATCACTGCGCAGCCATAGAAATACGCTAACGATAAGATTTTTCCGGCCACGCATTCCTACACTGCGAATTAATATCTCCCGACTCTATCGCGAACTCGTCGATCGAATCTCTCTTCCCTCGAGCCCGACTGTACTCGTCGACACTTAGATTACGGCAAAGAGACACGATTTTTatgtacacgtacacgtgGTTTTAACTTACTTGATATCGAAAAGATGTAGTCGCCGGTACGCACAGTTAATGCGACAAGGTAGTTCACGCCAAATTAGGTGCTCCTGGCCCGTCGATTGtgcgtaaaacttttaatacgtacagagcacgtgctgcgtacgtacgttcCGTTCGACTGCttgagaaggacagagcgagagtgggagtagtgggggaacgTAGCTCGCGAACGGCatgtaggctcgcgctcgctcttaCCCCATCCCCTTTCCCCCCGGCTACTTATTCTCtcgtttgatttaattgtaatatttcgaatcgatcgaagaattaaaaagacCTCGCTTTATATTATAGATGAGATAACGGTGTttgtgaataataataaatcggaggtattataattgtacggataaaattataaatattcataattatgctattttaaaaataagatgttcaaatttaattgttgcttttccctttttcgcgGCGGAATACCAAAATCAGTATCAATGaatgatataaaattgattaaaagcagaaaagtttaaaaaagatttttggaAAGCTTTATAAAGTGTATTGAGTTTCTTAGCAACTTCTTTATACGGGGTTCCATATCAGTCTTAAATCGTCAGTCAACCCACCGGCAAGACAAATTTCTCAAAAGACGACAACGTATCGCTGTGTCGTTCGCGATGCGCGAAAAGTATGTATGAGAAAAGTTGCAGATGCCATCGTGAAACGTAGTAACATACGGAATCTTCGATAAATCGTGCGCTACACTGCACACCCGGTCaaatcgaaaagaaaagcaatttGCATTTCGTTTTCCGTGTCATTTCACCAGCTTGGAGACGCGAGTCTTGACAGCTACAGGGAATAAGATCGCGTTCTACTGTTCCCGACGGAATGtcaattttcgtaaaaaaatttcataaacgAATTTCCATTTtgtcgagtttttttttttttttttgagagagcgagagagagagagagaatactTGACGGAATAAGAAATCACAACCGCGTTTAAAGTATTATCGCCAGATATCATTATTACACTTCACCGTATTCTCACCGACGAAGTTCAGTTGACAAATCACGGTGTTCTGATAAAGAGGCTACTTTGGCTCTTTGGCTGAGCTGACTGTTCCGATTCATCAGCCACAGAACCGCACGAAGGTTGAGAGATTTGTAGACATTCATAACGAGCGCGAGGAAGAGTGTAGAGACGCAAGAAGTCGTACAAATGGACTACgatactttctttttcctttttctttttttttttttttttactataaatcTTTCTCTATTCTACTGGCGACCGTACTACGGAACTATCTGACCGTGAGGGATCGAAGGGTGACAGGAGCACGCGTTTGTCATGTCCACGTATTGtaggcgattttttttttgctctgcGGAAAAACGAGAGTCATTTCGTTTAAGAACGCGATCGCGGAAACAAGCTTGCTAATAAAACAACGAGGGTACTGTAATGAGGAGTCTCACGCCGTGTAAACGCCGTGATTTAATTCTTACAACGTCTCTGTTTCTATTTCTCACGTGTAAATTGTGTGCATTAACCCTTTTAAGACGGtttcttcattatttaaaattgattatattttaatattgtaaaaattgtatacaCTTAAAATATAGGTAGAAATTTAGCCAAagcacgtaaaaataatttatgatgtacgattttttatttttaagaagcATTTTTAATGCGTAACTTTAACACAGCTTTTAAAGGTGATAtatctgaaatttatttaattctttttttttttttttgcttttgaTTCGTTTTTTGATTTATGTCggatttgtaaaattttaatcgtgaaCAGCAGTCAACCTTGACGAACGTTTTTACGCAATAATAATTGTGCGCCGTTTTCAAAGGATCCGAGGATAATTCATCGTTCGCGTTGACTTAATTGAAATCCATCTCGCCGCGCGTTTTCGCTCGCGTGGCGTAAACGTATCAGCGAGCATTACGGACTTGCTAGCGTCGAGGAATGGCATTAAATCTCACGGTAGGAATTAAATTTCGCGCAGTCTCTTGGTGGACGTTCGTGGAGAGATGGCGGCCGAAATTCGTCTTTGTTATTTCCGCGTCGACGGGAAATTAAGTCAGAACTGTCGGCCTGAGGAATGCGAGATGTCACATTAACAAGCAGAATAAAACGTGTTTGCTCTAGGCACGCGGGTTAAAGAGACAATTGAGAGTGgcactaaatatattttgagtATTTTGATATTCGCGTGGTCACTCGGTTTAATGTGCGATATTTCGCTTGAATATGAGGCTTGTTTTTTTCGCTAAAATCACTAGCCTACAAAGTAAGTGAGTTTTATTGCAGCACGCGAAGCGAAAGTTTATTCGTTCTTTTAATTGACAGCCCGAGCGtcgaaaaatcaaatttaatctttcgctaatttttattctgagACTATTTAGAAACGAGACAcgaaactttaataaaatttatctacaTTCTCCTCGTGCTTTCGGCAATTAAcggtgaataaataaaacgagaaaacgatGAAGACGTTACTTCGCTCGCAGTAAAGTTAATGGCGGTAATCTCATGAATCTCGGCGGGAGGAATCGTGCTTAAACGTATGGAGGCACTCAAGCCCGCGCCCAAATTAGCGAATACTCCGTGAACCATCTGGTCAGccgcaaaagaaattaatttaatttgcatttaatcaACGCAGtgttttatatgaatattCAAAGTATTTTCTTCTGCTGCAACGTTTCACCCGATTTCCCGAGAACAAATCGTAAAATTCGCACTAGTACTATCGGCATGTATTTTGCATCCTCGCTTTCTTTGTCGTTCATTCTCTTTCATTCGTTCACCCTTCGACtctgatattttattcgtgcgatcgtagctGCGAGGCACACTAAAAATTCGTATTGCATGGAAAGCTGCAATTTAGGCCTAGTCAAAGGTACGTGATTGCGCGTTATTTTTGCATGGAATTCTTCTTTTATCGCCGACGCACGGTGGAATTTTATGCAGTCTTTGTGCGAGCCAACAAAGTTATTGTTACCGCTCGGCACGTTATGTAACGGTTTAAAcagctaaataataaatgcatacattataataaaatgtcaaacaaaatataaatgtttcggttgaattttttaaaattaattataatactaatTACCGACATTATTTCGCGTAATGcgggaaaaatatttgtcaatCTTCGCGAGCGTAATAAGCGGCAACGATAAACGCTAGTAGATAAAAGGCGGTATGGACCACAATTATTCTCACTTTGATCGGTcgcacggaaaaaaaaaaaaaaaaaagcgggatCGCTCCTACTTTGCAGTCGACTACAACTTGCTTTGCGAAGTAGATACCGAGGATAAAAGAAGACGAGCAACTTCGTCATTCGCTTCTCTACCGGCTGACTGAGCCTTCGGGAAAGTTCATCCTCTTAGTGGTACGTTAAATATTCACGAGAATCTCTGTTTAAGCGTTGCATTACCGAAAGTCCCGTAAAGATCCCCAGCGAACTGGTGCCCTTTCCGACTTTATCTGGCAGCGTCGTTGTCCCCGGAGAAACGTGCCGTCACCATTCGCCTACACAGCGAATTTAAAGACAAAGGACTCGTTAAGATTGTCACGTTCAAAATCAGTACGCCCCGGGTAAAAGAGCTCTCGAGTTTCATTAATCCACCGCCATGACTCAGATTTATGGTTACTCTGAGAAAGACGATGTTTATATCTCTTCGATAATTGCTTTCTGAAATATGAAAGCGCCAAGTCTCACAGTGTTTTTGGAGCGTATCTTaagtttcataaatttttagataaaattatgttcTAATTATGTTGACGGGATTAGTTGTTAGTTTAcaatgtttatttatttattaatttttttttaaaacaatttttggtTATCATGTCGAAATTGGAGTTGCAAAGTCGTTGAAttcttttatatctttatcgGTTTTATAAGAAGCAATATCCTTCCAATACTGTTCTTGGAAACTGTCGCTACTTCGGTCGATCCAATCAGTAGGACGAACTCCATTGCGGAAATCAGCAAGGCCCACAGAGCTGAGTAGCTTCCTTAGTTCCGACAGGCCATCGTAAGTTGAGGGCAGCGCGTCAATATATCCGTTAGCTATCGACACGTCGTCGTACAGCAGCTCCGGTGAATTAGGCCGGAACTGTTCGAGGTGAACACCATAATCGTTGTAATCGATATAGTCCCCATTTCGTTTTACCGAGATATCCCACGGTCCGTAGAAACTGTGTCTTCCGACATTTTGCCAGATAGATTTTCGCCCTACATTAGCATTATCAAATATTCTCGTTAGTTGAaagatgaaataattattttcttccgccttttaattttttatttgaacaaGTATCTGTTGAATATtgtagttattaaaaatctttaattaaaaaagaaaaaaattttaacgataatttaaacaaatctCTGACTTTTTTCCGACAAGTTATAGAACTTTGaagtctttaaaatattatttcagacAACTAATTTGAAGGTATTTACCCAATTCGAAATCGCTCGTAGGTGCTGACGTGACCTCGATCGTCGCTATTGCAATGAGAACGAAATGAAAGTGACTGCGGTGCTCCATTGATAATTGTCGCTCTGTTACTTCTCAGTTTACAGCTGATACTGGCCTTAACTATTTTGCACAATCGCTTATATACACTGCCGCAGTATAGGCAAATGTTTGACCGTATGTTTAGCAGGCGATGAAGTCCTTGCGGTAGTTGTAGCCTTCCGCGGGAACTAATTTAACTAATTGTTGTTTATTCACTTATTAAGATAATCACCTTAAATCAACTCAGATGACGGAAATTTTCAAGATCACGGTAGTGTTTTCGATATTCGTGGAATATACCACCGGAGGTATCAAacgtaattactttttttttttttttggtcacatttatttaataataaaatttacttctAACAATAAGAGATACAGTGTAGCTACGTATATTTTATGTGACTCGTGTTaatgaaaattgtttaaaataagaaactcgtagaaaaaaataatacattatatgtCCTTAAATAACACCTACGATATAAAGCTATATAAAAGTTATACGCAATTTGTTCTTAGACGCAATTTGAGTTAGTGAAGTTTTCTGGACATTCACGCTTGGATGTTCCACCCGTTTCTCCTCAACAATCTCTTTTAACGACCCCAGCCGGCactattaaaagaaataatttttctttacattagtCGCTTCATTATAgttgcgtttaatttaaatgttaactTTTCGTGTCTCTGTTCCTCCAagtttattagttttatttaacatttttttaattaaatgttttatatgcTTCTCTTATAATAGTTATaacgagaattaaaaataatcgtagaAGGATATGAGTttcatgaaaataaaaatattttacttcacGTTTAATGTAGCTCTTAAGTTTTTACAAAGACACGCGTTTAAAgcactaataaaatatatctttttttttattaatagtaaattttgcgataaaagaaaattttttttttaagtaaagacTGGTTGCGCTTTTAATTGGTTCTTACCCGACATTAACGTAAGACACGGTTGATGATCTACGCTTTCCATCTAAAACTTGTCCTCCGTTAACAATTTCATCGTCATTGTCGTCATTAATAGGTCTTCTGTACCAAAACCATGGAAAACCATAGTATGCCGTGTCTCTAGCAGCTAATCCTTCTTGACCACCTGTCAGATCAagattacaatattaattgttagGTGTATTGTATTATTCAGGTACCTGATAACTGGGCAAAGTTGAAGCTAACTCACCATCATCGAATTGAGGAAACGGTAGGGCGTTAATGAAGTTAAGCACCGCGAAAACAATTGCGAGGTACGTCACGAATCTCATTGCGCTTCGTCGGACATAAATCGTACTTAATAGGCGCTGAAGTTCGGTCTGAATTACTGCGCGACATTTTACcttcttatatatatacactCATCTTTCGTTCCGCCTTGggtttttttatcgaataataaGCGAGACGTTAATTTGAAGACGTGACTCGAATGACTGATCTCGCTAACGAAGTCGGCAAACGGTAGCATTCTATGGTCGGCGAATTCGCTGTTTGTTACGACTGAATACTCCGAAAAGAATTTCACACGTTCTTGTTGACAAACGGTAGTGCTTTGtcgattttttcaaattttattttttttcctcgtatatttttctgtctttaaataaatcacaAAACAAAATAGAGAACTAAAACGGCAATTTTCTATCGtgacttttatttattcaccaTATGGGATTTAGGGGATGTTTGAAAGTGATACCCCTTTCGATGGTTGGTAGCTGAAATGCGCAATTGGGACTTGTGTAAATTATGAATGCTTTTTTTATCGATGCTTACATAATTTCCCAGGAGAGCCGACGCTGCACGAGTCGCGGAAACGGAACGCCTGCCTGCATGTGCTGGCATTTCTGTATTTGCGCTATCCGAAACTCTCTATCGATCGTCTCGCCTTTTTGAAACAGCATCGTAGTTTAACGTGCCCCATAGCGAGAAATCCTGGAACTCTCGAATGACAATCGATTCGATCGGATTTATCAGGCTTATCGAGTGCTATCCGCGGCGAAATAAGCGTTTTGTCAAGTTTCTGCCTACAGTCTATATGTTTCTTTGCGTATTTAATTACACGACACTTTATTAGTTATATGTACACTtgattatatacatatattagttGAGAAACGAATTATTACGagcatatttaatttccattttttacCAAGTCAAAAGATTACGTTTCcgtttatttctaaaatctgACCGTTTATTCCTTACATACCGAAAAGGATTGATGCCCAATCTCAGTGATTTTTTGAAAGTTTCCAAGAAGACGATTACAGGTAATTTGTCACTCtgttgaaaaatgaaaagtatCGTTAGGCgtctcttaattaattttctttctttgagcgatatattttaacttatGCCTTCCACATATCTGCACAGTTTCTAAGATCGCCGATCTATTTTAGCGATGGATTGAAAATTCTTTCAAGGCCATTTTCTTCGCCACTGAACTTGGAGAATGACGCTTGGCATCTCCATAGTACTTCGAAAATCTTTTCCAGCTCATGGGTACAAAAAGAGAGATCTCCTTCCTCAATgtctgtagaaaaaaaaaaaaaaaaaaaaaatactcgcgTCATGAGATTCTCGATGGCGACCAAGGCGCTTCGTCGATCGATTATCGTTATTAGGTTACCGCTAACTAGCGCTTTGAAGTAAACGACTTAGTCATGCGTCTTTCTCATAAAGAATATCGAGAAATACCTCTATgagatttttctcttttttttttattttttaatcattgtTTCGCAAACAACATACGACGCGATATCGAGAGCTTCGCTGCATTGATAAGCATTTGTCAAGTAAAAAGAGTGTGGGGTAATACGTCGTCACGTAGCGTGAATGAACAAACGTTCATTGAATAGTTAAGATCTTGTGACGCATTTCCGGTTGCGGAATACGCCGCTTTTCGCGCGAT from Cardiocondyla obscurior isolate alpha-2009 linkage group LG04, Cobs3.1, whole genome shotgun sequence encodes:
- the LOC139101529 gene encoding uncharacterized protein gives rise to the protein MEHRSHFHFVLIAIATIEVTSAPTSDFELGRKSIWQNVGRHSFYGPWDISVKRNGDYIDYNDYGVHLEQFRPNSPELLYDDVSIANGYIDALPSTYDGLSELRKLLSSVGLADFRNGVRPTDWIDRSSDSFQEQYWKDIASYKTDKDIKEFNDFATPIST